One genomic window of Plasmodium falciparum 3D7 genome assembly, chromosome: 10 includes the following:
- a CDS encoding S-adenosylmethionine decarboxylase/ornithine decarboxylase → MNGIFEGIEKRVVIKLKESFFKGNRNVNSFLDIPKELWEEKLKYIGCSIVSEISEDKNERRGERCRVYLLSESSLYIFDDSLFIKTCGKTRVLFFIPFVVDLLIYHMDNVGIIEKNCVYDETFIENEKFHNIAEFIKEHFLYCFFTHMNYRNKTKDGYFEQEYPHKSLEDEKKFFEFFFKNVQMYNTHLPMEKMHYIFFYSSDDVHMTDIASTFKFCSEIHLFGINKYNEKNQFHDAYLNNKSLNLFTRVHEDNLKLYDSSDADKEVTTHIYSTRGTYEDTGMVNCVDVIYKNESTLLNRNNIENIPSIENKESNNNSRCCHNNNYSGSCHNIVSVVPSERNNDHVHHRHYEDTLNRSNISAEDNNRNAQLEKEKDEDVRRDDEENKVLIKMIDTNLYECINYNKESFLYNEFYFTPCGYSCNVSEKNNYFCVHYSPEDSVSYVSVEVSSNLSCDRFLDFMHKQLNFYNGKYMFMINYVFCEESNNMSKMVPDDDNNNYSSGKSCVYYQDLNKKEKEEYYRLNKKLRNDLFINSKQFYELHTFTERTVGFMRVQYFVYKLRDVVKCVEKETLLARSSSCLFMFNNIKRNDVHDDYVTKSSNGGVIKQLTERDVDDMYEYALNFCKQNKIVVVDTNTFFDASKRKENLIKLEKVQTNEKDEYEEKDEVYRRGNNELSSLDHLDSKNNLIHMYYEKNKCDIINKDDENSTIATNNNDNNNDNNNDSSSYDKSITISRSSSCNNSHLSYSSFDNNHGNEKMKDYISVDENNNNNNNNNNNNNNNNNKNNNVLLTLQRNSDDENGKDKDNEKNDVSLENNMEKNYKEEIWNYYTKNKVEVKTLEKVLNENIDTSVVCINLQKILAQYVRFKKNLPHVTPFYSVKSNNDEVVIKFLYGLNCNFDCASIGEISKVIKLLPNLSRDRIIFANTIKSINSLIYARKENINLCTFDNLDELKKIYKYHPKCSLILRINVDFKNYKSYMSSKYGANEYEWEEMLLYAKKHNLNIVGVSFHVGSNTKNLFDFCLAIKLCRDVFDMSSNMGFNFYIINLGGGYPEELEYDNAKKHDKIHYCTLSLQEIKKDIQKFLNEETFLKTKYGYYSFEKISLAINMSIDHYFSHMKDNLRVICEPGRYMVAASSTLAVKIIGKRRPTFQGIMLKDLKDHYDPLNFAQQENKKQDETKINHNNDNNDNNDNNDNNDNNINNNNNNQKGGQGNIMNDLIITSTNDSTNKKNDHSSSQVIQNVSCTIRDKEGDNIKINTHTINNPNINGKENTVDGDNINIAHKNIGNNFSSSNSKLGNITNIKKKVVNINDNRYNYFSYYVSDSIYGCFSGIIFDEYNRCPIYVIKNKNNPNQNFMNFNLYLANVFGQSCDGLDMINSITYLPECYINDWLLYEYAGAYTFVSSSNFNGFKKCKKVYIFPESKPSLKGQPNKHW, encoded by the coding sequence ATGAACGGAATTTTTGAAGGAATTGAAAAAAGGGTTGTGATCAAATTAAAGGAGAGTTTTTTCAAAGGAAATAGAAATGTGAACTCCTTTTTAGATATACCTAAAGAATTATgggaagaaaaattaaaatacatTGGTTGTAGTATTGTATCGGAAATAAGTGAGGACAAGAACGAGAGAAGAGGTGAACGATGTCGTGTGTATTTATTGTCAGAGAGTtctttatacatttttgatgattctttatttattaagaCATGTGGCAAAACAAgagttttatttttcataccGTTTGTGGttgatttattaatatatcatatggaTAATGTAGGTATAATAGAAAAGAATTGTGTATATGATGAGACGTTTATTGAAAACGAGAAATTCCATAATATAGCTGAATTCATAAAAGAACATTTcctttattgtttttttacaCATATGAATTACCGAAATAAAACAAAGGATGGTTATTTTGAACAGGAATATCCACACAAATCTCTTGAAGAtgaaaagaaattttttgagtttttttttaagaacgTACAAATGTATAATACACATTTACCTATGGAGAAAATgcattatatattcttctaCTCTTCTGATGATGTACATATGACGGATATAGCTTCTACGTTTAAATTCTGTTCGGAAATACATTTGTTTGgaattaacaaatataatgaaaagaatcAATTCCATGACGCTTATCTGAATAACAAGTCGTTGAATCTATTTACAAGAGTACATGAGGATAATTTAAAGCTTTATGATAGTAGTGATGCTGATAAGGAAGTAACCACCCACATCTATAGTACCAGAGGGACATATGAAGATACAGGAATGGTGAATTGTGTGGATGTGATTTATAAGAATGAAAGTACATTGTTAAATAggaataatatagaaaatattccATCTattgaaaataaagaaagtaataataatagtagatgttgtcataataataattatagtgGAAGTTGTCATAATATTGTGAGTGTTGTTCCTTCCGAAAGAAATAATGATCATGTACATCACAGACATTATGAAGATACCTTAAATCGTTCTAATATTTCTGCTGAAGATAACAATAGAAATGCACAactagaaaaagaaaaggacgAAGATGTAAGAagagatgatgaagaaaataaagttctaataaaaatgatagaTACGAATTTATACGaatgtataaattataataaggaaagctttttatataatgaattttattttacaccTTGTGGTTATTCTTGTAATGTttctgaaaaaaataattatttttgtgTACATTATTCACCAGAAGATTCTGTATCGTACGTTTCTGTTGAGGTATCTTCAAATTTGTCGTGTGATCGATTTTTAGACTTTATGCACAAGCAGttgaatttttataatggAAAGTATATGTTCATGATAAATTATGTATTCTGTGAGGAGAGTAACAACATGTCTAAAATGGTAcctgatgatgataataataattatagtagTGGTAAAAGTTGCGTTTATTATCAAGATTTaaataagaaagaaaaagaagaatattaTCGCttgaacaaaaaattaagaaacgacttatttattaattcgaAACAATTTTATGAATTACATACATTTACCGAACGAACGGTTGGATTTATGAGAGTgcaatattttgtttataaattAAGAGATGTTGTTAAATGTGTAGAAAAAGAAACTTTGCTAGCTAGGAGTTCGTCttgtttatttatgtttaataaTATCAAACGAAATGACGTACATGATGATTATGTAACTAAGTCGTCAAATGGTGGTGTAATAAAACAATTAACGGAAAGAGATGTTGATGATATGTATGAGTATGCTTTAAATTTTtgtaaacaaaataaaatagttGTTGTAGATACTAATACCTTTTTTGATGCATCTAAAAGAAAGGAGAACTTAATAAAACTTGAAAAGGTACAAACAAATGAGAAAGatgaatatgaagaaaaagatgAAGTGTATCGAAGGGGTAATAATGAATTGAGTTCGTTGGATCATTTAGATAGTAAGAATAATTTGATTCATATGTATTATGAAAAGAACAAATGTGATATCATAAATAAGGATGATGAGAATTCAACGATAGCGacgaataataatgataataataatgataataataatgatagtagTTCTTATGACAAAAGTATAACGATCAGCAGAAGCAGTAGCTGTAATAATAGCCATTTGAGTTATAGTAGTTTTGATAATAATCatggaaatgaaaaaatgaaagattATATAAGtgttgatgaaaataataataataataataataataataataataataataataataataataaaaataataatgtattgtTAACTTTACAAAGGAACagtgatgatgaaaatggtaaagataaagataatgaaaaaaatgacgTAAGTTTAGAAAACAATATggaaaagaattataaagaagaaatatggaattattatacaaaaaataaagtgGAAGTAAAAACATTAGAAAAagtattaaatgaaaatatagataCATCAGTAGTTTGTATAAATTTACAGAAAATATTAGCTCAGTATGTTAGATTTAAAAAGAATCTTCCACATGTTACTCCATTCTATTCTgtaaaaagtaataatgatgaagtTGTAatcaaatttttatatggaTTGAATTGTAATTTTGATTGCGCTTCGATAGGTGAAATAAGTaaagtaataaaattattaccaAATTTATCAAGAGATAGAATAATTTTTGCGAATACAATTAAAAGTATtaattctttaatatatgcaagaaaggaaaatattaatttatgtacttttgataatttagatgaattaaaaaaaatatataaatatcatcCGAAATGTTCTTTAATATTACGTATTAATGtagattttaaaaattacaaatCTTATATGTCTTCAAAATATGGAGCTAATGAATATGAATGGGAAGAAATGTTATTGTATGCAAAAAAACATAATCTAAATATTGTAGGTGTATCATTTCATGTTGGTAGTAATACAAAGAATTTATTTGATTTCTGTCTAGCCATTAAATTATGTAGAGATGTATTCGATATGAGTAGTAATATgggatttaatttttatataataaatttaggAGGGGGATATCCAGAAGAATTAGAATATGATAATGCAAAGAAACATGATAAAATTCATTATTGTACTTTAAGTCTtcaagaaattaaaaaagatatacaaaaatttCTTAATGAAGAAACATTTCTCAAGACGAAATATGGATACTATagttttgaaaaaatatcatTGGCTATTAATATGTCAATCGATCATTATTTTAGTCATATGAAAGATAATCTAAGAGTTATTTGTGAACCTGGTAGATATATGGTCGCTGCTTCGTCAACATTAGCTGTTAAAATTATAGGAAAGAGACGTCCAACTTTTCAGGGCATTATGTTAAAAGATTTAAAAGACCATTACGATCCTTTAAATTTTGCTCAACAAGAAAATAAGAAACAAGACGaaacaaaaataaaccacaataatgataataatgataataatgataataatgataataatgataataatattaataataataataataatcaaaaagGGGGCCAAGgaaatattatgaatgaTCTAATAATAACTAGCACAAATGATTCTactaataaaaagaatgatCATTCTTCTAGTCAAGTTATTCAAAATGTATCGTGCACAATACGTGATAAAGAAGgagataatattaaaataaatacacataCCATAAATAATCCTAATATAAATGGAAAAGAAAATACCGTGGatggtgataatattaatattgctcataaaaatattggtAATAACTTTAGTAGTAGTAATTCAAAATTAGGCAACATAAcaaatattaagaaaaaagttgttaatattaatgacaatagatataattatttctCATATTATGTAAGCGATAGTATATATGGTTGTTTTAGTGGTATAATTTTTGATGAATACAATAGATGTcctatttatgttattaaaaacaaaaataaccCTAATCaaaattttatgaatttTAATTTGTATTTAGCTAATGTATTTGGACAATCATGTGATGGCTTGGATATGATCAATTCTATTACGTACTTACCTGAGTGTTATATTAATGATTGGCTTCTCTATGAATATGCTGGGGCATACACTTTTGTCAGCTCATCAAACTTTAATGGATTTAAGAAATGCAAGAAGGTGTATATATTCCCTGAATCGAAACCTTCCCTTAAGGGGCAACCAAACAAACATTGGTAA
- a CDS encoding early transcribed membrane protein 10.2, which yields MKVGKIFFLLNILVVCHFIISCLCRNGQTTRGNLLALKAIEQDLQQKKNRKRNLILYSLGSAALIAALVVTGIGLNMYMKKKNVDSEVQEIIDEKDEKVKEKPAEKKKTTVKIVSKRVPVKSKSSNGKSKARTVNSEVSPKLDDEKKEDLLKFNDNDLLLAAESLKELNPKYDENTQGNDSFKNINEPRKLASFSLYDALADASEQNKNKDAESSTGQIPTPTESSHGISDGKKDTSTNDMDPLNPYGSSKRNSSEDKPTSESKGTTPESNFDSKTPEIKEINEPIIVPSYYPTTGPNPNTHGPPSRRISTSRSSGSSNRSSSGTSTRSKGPSSPLRDSSGRSSGRSTTPRVRKE from the coding sequence atgaaAGTTGgtaaaatattctttttgttAAACATCCTTGTAGTATGCCACTTCATTATATCATGCTTATGTCGAAATGGACAAACTACTCGTGGGAATTTATTAGCATTAAAAGCCATTGAACAGGATTTACAACAAAAGAAgaatagaaaaagaaatttgaTTTTATATTCACTAGGTTCTGCAGCATTAATAGCTGCCCTTGTCGTTACAGGTATAGGacttaatatgtatatgaaaaagaaaaatgttgACTCTGAGGTACAAGAAATTATAGatgaaaaagatgaaaaagtTAAAGAAAAACCAgctgagaaaaaaaaaactacaGTAAAAATAGTTTCCAAAAGAGTTCCTGTAAAATCTAAATCTTCAAATGGTAAATCAAAAGCACGTACCGTAAATTCGGAGGTATCTCCAAAATtagatgatgaaaaaaaagaagatttattaaaatttaatgataatgatcTTTTATTAGCAGCTGAATCATTAAAAGAATTGAATCcaaaatatgatgaaaatactCAAGGAAAtgattcttttaaaaatattaatgaacCTAGAAAACTTGCTTCTTTTAGTCTTTATGACGCATTAGCTGATGCTtctgaacaaaataaaaacaaagatGCTGAAAGTTCTACAGGTCAAATACCTACTCCAACAGAAAGTAGTCATGGTATATCAGATGGTAAAAAAGATACATCCACAAATGATATGGATCCTTTAAATCCTTATGGTTCATCTAAAAGAAATTCCTCTGAAGATAAACCAACATCTGAATCAAAAGGCACGACACCAGAATCTAATTTTGATTCCAAAACTCCTGaaataaaggaaataaaTGAACCAATTATAGTACCTTCATATTATCCAACTACTGGTCCAAATCCTAATACCCATGGACCACCAAGCAGAAGAATTTCAACATCTAGATCTTCTGGATCGTCCAATAGAAGTTCATCAGGAACTAGTACAAGATCCAAAGGTCCTTCTAGCCCATTACGCGATTCTTCAGGAAGATCAAGTGGAAGAAGTACCACACCAAGAGTcagaaaagaataa